TTGTGGATGCATGTTCAAAAATGTCCAAAGAATAATGTGgtacaaacactttttttcaaaGACTTAGTAATTATCGTATTAGTTCACACAATGAAAAAACAAGAGTCTTTAAAAAAGTGTCTCgggggggggaaatgtaacAAAACTCATCTAAGCTAAATGTGTAATCTATTTATAAAAAAACACAGTatatattctatttttattagAGGTTTTTAAAGTGCAAACAGGATTCTGTTAGCAAACGCAATTATTCCCTTGTAAAGTATCTTTTGCTCTGGTGGGACTCCAAATTCTCAAACGGTTTCAAGCGACAATGTGGAAACAGTCTAACAGGTGCGGCCGTGAGGCACTCGCCCATCGCGTCCTCGGGGAGAGCAAGCCGGGTCCACAgcccttctgcagctccagaatTCGTGCTGTGTCCCCTGGTGGCTTTTGTTCTTCCCCTGACTGCGAGGCTTCTGCTGGAGAGGGCGAGGGCCTCCTTTGCTCCCCTAAACACCGGGGGTTATTGCAGCACAGTAGTCGTAAAATCCGCTCCAAAGTGGATTTGTGGTTGGAAGATAAATCGTGTTTGTCTACACCGGTATAAATTGGAATTAACttgatgaaacaaaataatggaTCAGAATTGTGCCTGAACAGAGATCTAAAGCTGCTAATATGAgagggggttttggtttggtggttgttggttttttttttgcataaccCGTCCAGCCAGCAAAACCACAGGTTGGTCCAAGGTTGGCTGAGGAAAAGCCACGGCGCTTGGTGGGTGCTCACAGCCCTGCCACAGCGCTGCGGGCTCACGGAAGCAGCCGCTTCCTCATGTTTCCCTTGGCTCTGGAAAAAAGCGGAAGGAGGTTTGTGTTGGAGCGCGCGAGGAAGGGAATCGCAATACTGGGAAGTCTCTGTCTTTCACGTTTGTGTGCTTCATTTTAGAACTGAATGTTTAAAGCACGGTTTAGCACAGCAAAGTTCAGGAACGATAGTGCTTCCATGGTGTATTAATACACAGATGAGGATTTTCCACATGTTGTTTCAGGACTTCtgggtttttattcttttgcacTGGTCCAGGACTTGGTTGCAGGGGAACACACGGCTTCTAAAAATGTTTGCCTTCAGTGTTAAGTCACTCAAATGCTTGATTTTTAAGCTTTTAGTAGAATGTAACTTCTGTCAGAgttaaatgagaaaagaaatggcCACTCATGGCAACACATCGTATCCTGGTGTTACTCATGCTGGTTTTAGAGGTGAACTAGGAACACTACCCGCCAAATCCTTAACTCAATCCCTGGCCAACCCGTTCCCGGAGAGGGGAGCACTGTGGGCTTGAACCCAAGTCTTTGGCAGAGCAGTGTAGAAACACgtgattatttctctttttgtctgtttttgtgTGCAGTTCAGCGTCTTAAGACCCTTCCGCACTTGCGGGAGCCTTTCAAAGCTTCTCTTTTGAAGAAGCAACAAATTGTGTTTAAGAAGTGGGTATTTGATGCTTCTAGAAATCACAAATCCCTCCTAATTCGAGGCACTCCACACTGCAGCGCTTCTGTAAGCAAAGGTGGTGCTCATAGGTCTGGCTGGCTCCGTCTTTGGAGGAAATTATGATGTTAATGCTTAAAACAAAGCCTGGGGTGGCTTCAAACCTGTGTCATTTCCATGGCAGAACACTCCAGCGCCGCTATGCCACAAACCCCCGCCGTTTGTGGGCTGCCCAGACTGACAATCCCCGCACAGATTTCATCTGAAAtcctaaaatttattttttttattagtattgAGGATGATTTAAAAGCTTGGTCACTAGACACGCTTCTTGTGGGACGTGGTTTCACCAAGAGAGACGTGCAACTCAGTCCTTAAAACACCTTACCTGCGGCTAAAGTGTATGTAGCGAAGTTCTGCCAAAAatgattatttattatttaacgCGTTTAAGTGGAGGGTATTGATGACTCTTCCCCCGTGCTGTGTCACTTCTTGTCAGTTCCTCTTGGGTCATGTCAGAATTTCTTTTATACACATTAAAACAGACTACTGATCAGTGTGGAAATGAACCTGTTTACCGTACTGTTGTAAATATTGTGCTTTCTATTCTGTATATtagcttcttttaaagaaaaagactgaACTGACGATGCTATTTGATCTCTGGTGAGGAAAGGACGAAGGATGAACCAGCTCCCAAGCTTGCTCCGGAGTCGGGATGTAAATTGATTTCCTCTGTGGCTGGAAGTCCATCCTGGGTATTTGCAAGCAGACCAAATGGTACACGCGCTTACTGGCGGTGGATTTCGGACCATCAAAGGCTTCGGAAATCTAATCCACTTTAGCGGGGGCACCGAGAAACACCCGCAGCGAGAGCCACAAGCGTTCGCGCTCCTCCCAGTTCCAGCAGATTatctccattttccttttttagtgCCAAAACCAACCTCACCGACCCCTTCCAGCTCCGCTCCGCGGCTCCCCCGTACACTGCTCCGGCCTCCCAGCCCgtgtctgtccgtccgtccctGGCCGTGCCGCCCCGCCGCAGCGGTTCATCCTTCGTCACTCGCCCCATCGCTGGCTTCTCTGCGCAAAGGGCGTGCGGGAGCTTGTCGATGAAAACGGGTTACAGTTGTTCTCTGGTTacgaggaaaaaaaaaaaatcctataaaATAAATACCGAACTCCTGGTTAATGCTTGTGTGTGTTAATTCTTGGGCAAAAGCTGCTTGTGCGTTTGGATctgggagggggtgtgtgtgcctttccctttccctagGGCTGTcatttggggggctggggataGTTTGGGACCCCTAAAACCGAGGATCTTCCAGCCGCCACGCTTGAAGTGCGGATACCCCTTCTGGGCACGAAGGTACCCCCTGcaccaggcagcccctggccgCGCCCCCCTTTGGGGTTTAAAAtcccccttttattttctcagccTTAATTCTCCAGGGGGAGAACTCAAGACCCCGCCCCCTCGCTTTGAGGGTGGTTTTCTCAGCTTTCGGGTaggttgttttaaaatttatttccattattttggGCTCGCTCCagcgccccgcccccccacgCGCCGCCGCACCATTGGCCGGGCGCAACCAccgcccggggggggggcgggcggggcacCCCACTCCCGCCCCGCGtcggggggggacacacgcaCTCCCCGAGCCCCCGCACGGCGCGGGGCCGCTCTGGCAGCGACCCGCTTCCTTCCGCTtcttgattattattttttttcatttctttatttcccCGGGTTCGTCCcggcttcccccccccctcacGCGGGGTGGGCGCGgccgcgggcggggcgggcagcgcggcggggccgggatGTGGCGGGCGCTGAGGGCGCTGAGGGGCGCAGGGTGAGTGGGGGGTCCCCGGGCTCTCCCCGGGCctcggggcgggccgggccccccccaaccccccccaaacccccaccccGACCCCCCCCACTTTCTTGCGGCGCTCCCACGGGGGGCGCGGGCTCGGGGCGCTGCTGCAGAGGGCCCTTCGCTCTGCCCCGCCTTGTCTCGCCTttgccggcccggcccgccccggcgcccAGCGGGCACCTCCCGCCGCCGAGCGCaggctccccctcccccttggCGCtaccccctcccccttttttgcccggggggtgggggaataTTGCTGAGGTGGGCAATTTAATGCTCACGCGGGGTTGGGAAATGCCCAGGCCCACGCTGCCAGCCCGGCTTTTGCCCCCGCGCGCTGGACTTTGCCAGGAGCTGGTGGCATGTTGGGCTGTTGGAGCAAACCGGATCGATTCGGAGCCCGCCCCGCACGCCGCCCCTCAGAAATTCCTTTTCCAGCACCTTTTCCGTAGCAAGGAGAAGGGGTAGCTGCCCGGGGGCTATGTCCCGGCTCGGTTCCTGGCTCCGGCAGCGTCACCCGCCGGGATGGAGCCCAGCCGCGATAACCCGGCGCCGGGCCTGGGGGTGCGTGGCTGGTTTGGCCGCGCAGCGCGGCCTTAAGCGATAAAACACGTGTTATTTGGAGGCTGGGGTGCGGAGGGAAGGAGGGACCCGGCGGGGGGATTTCAGCGTCTGCTTTGCTCCTCTCCTAGGCGGCGGTGGCAGCACCGCTCGGCCATCGCGGTGACCAACGAGCCCATCCTCGAGTTCAAGCCAGGGAGCCCCGAGCGAGCAGCGCTTCAGAAGGTACCGCCGCAGGGGATCGGGctgctttttttgggggggggggggggtgtttaaGGTCCCGGCTTGTGCTTCAGGTGCTGCACGGCAGCCCCAGGCTCTTCCCTGGTGGGGGGACGCCCCGTCCCCGCCAGCGCCCCGTCCCCAGGGGACCGAAGGAAGCCTGTCCCCCGGTTTCCCTTCGCTCGTGGGGCTGGCGGGGAGGacaggtggtggtggggggcgGCCGGCAGAGGTCTGCAAGTACGGCCTTCACCGTggtgctctcctcctcctcctcgtgcTGCTTAGGCACTTGCCGACCTGAAGGGCAAGACAGAAGCCATCCCGTGCGTGATCGGGGGAGAAGAGGTGTGGACGCCGACGGTGCGGTACCAGCTGTCGGTGAGTTTAGGGGAAAACTTCAACAAGCGAGAACGGAGCAGGGGGACATACCCGGCCTGAGAGAGGTCTGTCGGACTGATAACTACGGgggcttttcttctcttttcagcCATTCAATCATGCGCACAAGGTGGCCAAGTACTGCTACGCTGACAAGGTGAGCGCATCTCGCTgccctccctcttcctttcattttttcaggGGGGAAGCGGCAGCGTTTCACCGGGGTTTAGCGAGCCTTATCTCGCAGCGGGGTTATGAGGCTCGTGGCGTGATGTGCTTTGGGATTGCTGCTGAGGAGACTGGATGAAAGGCTCAGATTGGGAGCGGGGAGGCTCCAGGGGTGTGTGTTGGCTTTCCAAGTCCTAGAGGTCCTGGAACAAATTGGTACCAGGAGCTACAAATTTGGGATTGTGATGGGAAGGTAGCTGCTGCGGTTTGTGCCTGGGGGTGGACAGTCCTTCACCTTCCCCTCCGACCGTGACAGAGAGGTGGTGGGTTCCTCCttgctgcctttctgcttttcttccgCAGGAGCTCATTAACAAAGCCATCAACGCTGCCTTGGCAGCGAGGAAGGAGTGGGACCTGAAACCTGTCCAGGACCGAGCCCAGATCTTCCTGAAGGCGGCTGACATGCTGAGTGGCCCGAGGCGAGCAGAAGTGCTGGCCAAAACCATGATTGGGCAGGTAAGGGAGATGTGGATTGGCCCAGCAGATAGCTGGGGCGAACGGGCGGGGATCTGGGGAGCCGGGGGCCAGGGaaggggggcaggaggagctgccAAGTTGTTTTTGGCATTAGGAATGGCTGTAGTGTTAGAAGTGCTGCAAGGGGAAACAGGCTGATCCTAAAGCCTATCCTTGCCTCTTTGCTGAGGAAGAAGGGAGGTGATGCTGTGCATTCTCAAGCTTCACGGGAACAGGATCAACTGCCATCAGCTGTGATTGTTTGATTTATCCTTGTGAAATGCCCCAGCTTTCCCGGGGAGGCACTAAGGGGAACGTGAGTGGATGTGACATCCCCTGGCACAGGCACGGGCTGCGTTTGCCTCCGCTCGGTGcggaggagatgtggtggggtcGGGGCTTATGGGAGGCCgcatttttcagaagcaagcACGTGGTCTGCATGAGAGAGGCAACCCACAAACCGCATCTGGACACGCCATGCCGCTGCAGCTCTCGGCTGCTgtatccccccctccccttggTGCTTTTATTTGATATGACCCCTCCCGGCAGGGTAAAACAGTCATCCAGGCTGAGATCGATGCTGCTGCGGAGCTGATAGACTTCTTCCGATTCAATGCCAAGTACGCCCTGGAGCTGGAGAACAGCCAGCCCATCAGCGTGGACATCAGCACCAACAGCATGGTCTACCGGGGCCTGGAGGTGAGAGGTTGTCCCCCTGCCTCTGGAGCTCCCTTTTTTGCCCCAAGCTGTGGCATCACACCACGGTGAGAGGAGGAACCGCGCTCCCAGTGGtccctttcctctcccaccCGCAGGGCTTCGTGGCGGCCGTCTCTCCCTTCAACTTCACGGCAATTGGTGGCAACCTGGCAGGGGCTCCAGCGCTGATGGTGAGTGTGGTGGTAGGGTTTAAGGAGAGCCAGGGATGGAGAGCACAGTCCGGAgacaggctgggagggggaccTGAACTCTCCGAGGCTGTGGTTTGCCTGGTCTGGGATGTGCAAGGAGCAAACTCAGCCTCCCTGGTTTTCTGGTGCTATTCAATAGGACACACCTGGGgtcctgctgctgttgctccCCTTGAATTCAGTCAGCTGGTTTGCAATGAGACTCAGGTGTCTTTAATTACAAGGCGTTCTAGTGGCTGCCTTTTAGGCCTGTCCACTGATGGGGGAAGtgttggaaaaggaaaaactgccCAGAGCTcctcttctgggttttttttttctctgaagcaaaGTGTCTTTTCACTCCTAGGCTGGGTTGTGGATCGAGGGAAGGTCAGGGGAGATGAGACGTTCAGCAGGGTTTTGCTTCCCTGCGTGGTGCTTGCTCAGTGAACAGGGCTTCAGGGTGCTGTTGGGATGCGAAAGTGTAATTAGTTTGTAAGTGCTCAGGTTCCTCTTGGAGGACGCTTCTTGGGCCCAGCGGGTGCGTTGGGGTGAAAGTAGGAGAGAGCGGGTGGTGGCCCCGGCACTGAGCGCCGAACTGGGAGACACGCGGTCCTGGCAGGCGGGCGAGGTGGTCCGGAAAGTCGCACTGGTAACCAGCGTTTCTGTACGTGTCCCGCCGCAATGTGCCCGCGGAGCACAGGGAGCACCTGCCTTTGcagggtgggttttggggagaGACCTGATGAATTTGGGCCAGGATTAATGAAGTTATTGTTgcgctggaaaaaaaaaccacaaaattgtCCTGAGCTCTTTCCTTCTGAGGCTCAGATTTCATCCTGGCAGAGGTGgtccctccagcagcagtgTCCCATGCTGGAGGTGGAAGAGGCTGCGATAAGGGAGAACATCGAGCTTTTTATCTGGGCGCGtcacattttaaagcaatattcAAGGTGAAGCATTTGAACCTGTTGGTTTTGTAGGGGAGGagtggggagaaggaaggaagagggtgACGCTGGgaggttttttgggggagggagaTGCGCTCTTCTCACCCCAGGGTTTGAGAAAGGTCCCCAGCTTTAGGGTGTGATAAGCTGATCCCAGAGTGGATGAACCTTGCTGGGGTGGAGCATGCCTGTGCTGGCAGGTCTGGGTGGAGTGTTTTGGGCATCCTGCAGCGCATCTGCCTCTCCCTCCTCGAGTGCGATGATAAATTCCCAccaggggctgctgcagcactgagaTCTCCCTGCTCGCCCTGGGGCAAAAAGGAGCGGGGCATCGGCGGGTGGCTTGGAAAGCTGAGCGGCGGGCGGTTCCTGGAATTACATTTAGAGGAAAATGGTACTTAATAGGTGGATATTAATTAGAGCCCCAGTGTTTCAGTCACCATGGTGTACTTCCCAGGGGATTAAACATTTCTCTTGCCTAAATAGCACGCGAGATCAACCCAGTTAATGCTGTTGCAGCGTCAGGAGCGGGATTTCCTCAGGACCGAAGCAGCTGCTGCACCGCACCGGTGTCCAGGCTGCCGGGCTTACTGTCTCTGCTCGTGGCCTGAGTTGGATTTCCCAGTTGCTCGGAGATTTTTTGTGAAGCGCAGTTTAGTTTTCTCACTGTTCGGAGTGGAAGGATTAGTGGGGGCCAGGAAGGAGCTTTGCCCACACCGCGAGTCCCTGGAAAGCAGGCGTCTGGTTGAGACAGAGTCCAAAAAtccacctcctgcccccccagggctgtgacCCTGTTGCACGGTCACGTGCGGTGGGGGCCAAGCAGCGTGACGGCGACACAGGGAGGTCACTGGGTCCCCCGCGGCTGCGCACCGAGCCGAGGGGAGGACGGTGGCACGGGGCCAAAGGGGTGGGGTGCCCCCGAAGGCATTTCAGCGCCGTGTTTTCCAGCCAGTTGTGCTGTTTGTGCACGTTTAATCCGGGCTCGAGGCTTTGTTTCGCTGCTTTGGCTGGCACAGACACCTGCTGGGTGGCGCGCAGACCCGGTGGCACCGAGTGACAGCACTCGCAGTGTCGTAACCACGTTTCTTAGCGGCGCTGTCCCATTTCCCGGGACATAACCCAGGTCCGTGTTTCATGGCTCCTCTTAGGGAAGGCAAAGCTCTGCACCCTGGGCAAGGGAGGGTGTGAAGGGCTGACACAATGACCCGGAGGTGTGAAAGGAAGGTTTTTGTGCCTTCAGCTCACCAGGGCAAGCATGCTCCTTTTCAAAACCAAGGCTTGGGTTAAAAGGTAGGTGTGAATCACCCAAAGGTGCCGTTGCTCCGGTCCCATCTGCTGTGGGCTTCGGGACAGACTTTTGCCAGAGCATTTAAGCATCGCATACCTGTGTTTGGGCCAAAGCCTTTCCTCGTGTGCTGACTTTCTCCTCTCGCCCAGGGAAACGTGGTCCTGTGGAAGCCCAGCGACACTGCCCTGCTCTCCAGCTACGCCGTCTACAAGATCCTGCTCGAAGCCGGGCTCCCTCCGAATGTCGTGCAGTTCGTGCCGGCGGATGGGCCCGTGTTTGGAGACACCGTCACCAGCTCCGAGCACTTCTGCGGGCTCAATTTCACCGGCAGCGTGCCGTACGTTGGGGAGGGGAGCGGCAGCGGGGCGAGGAGCTGCTGGCTGAGACGGTGCCGGGTGCTCGGCTGCCAGTCCTTCGAACGCCTAGGACAGCGTTGAGCAGGGTAGCAGGCAGACAACAGGCCATCCTTACACCACGTAATTAAAGTAGGGTTTTAAAACGGACTAAAAAAATGCCTAACCAGGTTTTCTTGCTACACAGAGTGCATTTAATAGCAGGGTGTTTCTGTTGCTAAACCCAAGGCACAGAGAATAGGTAAAGTTGCGCGTGACGCTGCCCGGTCTCCCAGCGATGCTGTGATTTGGCTTAATGAACCGCACTGCGCTGGCGGCGCGATGCCAGCCCCAGGTAGATTTGCAAACTCGTGCTCTGCCCGTGTGTCAGGGCGTGTTAGCGGCGCTGAGGGCCCCGGCAGCCTGCAACGGGCTATTAAACGCCGGGACCCCGCTCCACCGGCGAAGGACATGGTCTGATGAGCACCGTGCTTTAAAGGTGGGAAGCTCATAAATGCGTATTAGTGGCTGTGCCTCCTGGCGCGAGGCTAttagcatttttattgttttgcagTCCAGGGGTTTGTCACAGTAAGGACCGAAatgaagggaggaaagggaaagaacagAAACTTCTGCTGGACACTCGCTCCCGTGGGCTTCCCTGTGGCACTGCGACAGTTTCTTATCTTAAAAACTAGGGGCTTGTGTAGTGCCGTTGCTTTGAGACGTAGGGCCTCGTTCTCGGCTAGCATCTCCTCCTCTGCGTGAAGGCGGCTTTCCTTTTGGGGGCGGACACAGGGGTTTGCTGGGGTCCCCTTCAGCAGGGCGCATCACCCACGCGTGCCTTTTCGGAGTGCCACCCCCTATGCAAAGGCAGGAGTGCACTGACCagctcctcctttccctgccagGACTTTCAAGCGGCTCTGGAAGCAGGTCTCTGAAAACCTGGATCGCTACCGCAATTTCCCACGCCTGGCTGGAGGTAACTGCTGCCTCTTACACcatttttttgggggtggggggaggccaTGCAGGGgtaggggtggggggggtttaGTTTCTCACCTGCTCGGGGAGAAACTAAAGTGGTGGCCAGGATTTCTCTCCCTGTGAGCAGAGAGCAAATGACACAGTAAACTGCGTCCTGCCTGCCCTCTGGCAGAAGCATGAAGCTTTTTGTCTGGGTGTGCCGCGTATTTGGAGGAACTTCTGGCACCAGCTCCCACCAGCACAGGATGGGCTTTTATAGTGGGGGGCCGGCACCTGGGCCGGGGAGGTGATGCGCTGGGGTTGCAGAGCTTCCACGCAAAGTTTGGGAAGTTGGGTCATTCGTTTTCCATCAGTTTTATaagcctgctccagctcctcaaGCTCTGGGGTTGTGCTCCCTGGGATGGCGGCAATGCTCCTGTTCCCCAGGGAGCCCTGGACCGGGCAGGGCGAGCGCTGGCCGAGCCCCTTGCAAGGGACCCAGCCGTAGCTCGTGCATTTCGGAGACGATGCAGCCCTGACAGCTCTTCATGTGccccttttttctcccttctctggcaCCAGAGTGCGGCGGGAAGAACTTCCACCTGGTGCACAGCTCGGCCGATGTGGCCAGCGTGGTGAACGGGACCTTGCGCTCAGCCTTCGAGTACGGCGGCCAAAAATGCTCGGCTTGCTCCCGCCTCTACGCCCCGGACTCGCTGTGGCCCCGGATCAAAGAGAAACTGCTGGAGGAGCACGGGAAGATCAAAGTGGGAGACGTGAGTGGAGCTGCCGGGCTGCTGAAGGGCTTTGCGGCTCAGCGGGTGGTTGATGGGATTAGAGACTGCGGTAACTGGCTACTAATTCCTATTGAACCGAGCTTTTTATCCACTGGTTCTCCCCACCACCGcccctccgtgtcccccccTTCATCTTTTTTTAGTGATTAGAAATTAACTTGTAGCCAGCGTCTGCAGGAAGGATTGTGTAAGTCGCCAAATACTGCAGACTAATTGAAAAGGGGTAGCTTGCAGCCTCGACCAGAGGTGTGGTTGGAGCAGGGGGAATttcagctcctcccagtttcaGAGTTTGCTTTTTGGCACGGTTTGTACTTACGTTGcctcctttctggcttcccacAGCCCGCCCAGGACTTTGGGACATTTTTCTCTGCGGTGATTGATGACAAGGTGAGCTCACCTCTCCCGTTCCTACTAGTGCGAGAAGGTAACAGCACCAGGCTTCCATTAAGCATCAGGTtaaatggggttttttaattgcttag
This genomic stretch from Phalacrocorax carbo chromosome 20, bPhaCar2.1, whole genome shotgun sequence harbors:
- the ALDH4A1 gene encoding delta-1-pyrroline-5-carboxylate dehydrogenase, mitochondrial isoform X1 encodes the protein MWRALRALRGAGRRWQHRSAIAVTNEPILEFKPGSPERAALQKALADLKGKTEAIPCVIGGEEVWTPTVRYQLSPFNHAHKVAKYCYADKELINKAINAALAARKEWDLKPVQDRAQIFLKAADMLSGPRRAEVLAKTMIGQGKTVIQAEIDAAAELIDFFRFNAKYALELENSQPISVDISTNSMVYRGLEGFVAAVSPFNFTAIGGNLAGAPALMGNVVLWKPSDTALLSSYAVYKILLEAGLPPNVVQFVPADGPVFGDTVTSSEHFCGLNFTGSVPTFKRLWKQVSENLDRYRNFPRLAGECGGKNFHLVHSSADVASVVNGTLRSAFEYGGQKCSACSRLYAPDSLWPRIKEKLLEEHGKIKVGDPAQDFGTFFSAVIDDKSFARIKKWIEHAKKSPNLTILAGGGCDDSVGYFIEPCIVESKDPQDPIMKEEIFGPVLTVYVYPEKRYEEVLELIDTTTPYGLTGAVFAQEKRIIDEARSLLRNAAGNFYINDKSTGAVVAQQPFGGSRISGTNDKPGGPHYILRWTSPQAIKETHVPLTDWRYAYMQ
- the ALDH4A1 gene encoding delta-1-pyrroline-5-carboxylate dehydrogenase, mitochondrial isoform X2, with product MSRLGSWLRQRHPPGWSPAAITRRRAWGRRWQHRSAIAVTNEPILEFKPGSPERAALQKALADLKGKTEAIPCVIGGEEVWTPTVRYQLSPFNHAHKVAKYCYADKELINKAINAALAARKEWDLKPVQDRAQIFLKAADMLSGPRRAEVLAKTMIGQGKTVIQAEIDAAAELIDFFRFNAKYALELENSQPISVDISTNSMVYRGLEGFVAAVSPFNFTAIGGNLAGAPALMGNVVLWKPSDTALLSSYAVYKILLEAGLPPNVVQFVPADGPVFGDTVTSSEHFCGLNFTGSVPTFKRLWKQVSENLDRYRNFPRLAGECGGKNFHLVHSSADVASVVNGTLRSAFEYGGQKCSACSRLYAPDSLWPRIKEKLLEEHGKIKVGDPAQDFGTFFSAVIDDKSFARIKKWIEHAKKSPNLTILAGGGCDDSVGYFIEPCIVESKDPQDPIMKEEIFGPVLTVYVYPEKRYEEVLELIDTTTPYGLTGAVFAQEKRIIDEARSLLRNAAGNFYINDKSTGAVVAQQPFGGSRISGTNDKPGGPHYILRWTSPQAIKETHVPLTDWRYAYMQ